One genomic window of Trichosurus vulpecula isolate mTriVul1 chromosome X, mTriVul1.pri, whole genome shotgun sequence includes the following:
- the MON1B gene encoding vacuolar fusion protein MON1 homolog B isoform X1 — MEARGGGCSGSAPEAPSEPARSFEFASDEEPLGGPGSQESCGPSRADEEVQGALAGPEQDVPAHLGVHELSGQTSLDRKDNKGTRDSGKPGKMPGSGDTSQRGELSTPGPRDEEDVTAEGWRSRRKHVFVLSEAGKPIYSRYGNEEALSATMGVMMALVSFIQSGDNAIRSIYSDDRTLVFLQQGPLVLVAVSRTPQSAAQLRRELLGVHAQIVSVLTRAGVARVFERQRSYDLRRLLAGSERILDSLLDGAEREPGFLLGAVRCLPLPAPFRDSLGTLLQRATAPSLAFSILAAGRHLVTAAQERAVLEDCRLDPADLHLLLNLVGASSAFRAGEVWAPVCLPRFNPDGFFYAYVSYLGDNTDYAICLVLLSTDREAFHALAGCKRIVEEGLQALGASRVLAGGGVGLPSYGVSAVGAPDLRHFLYKPFDIPDNYRQLPQFTSPEMEGPYASECERQRLFDLYYHLHGRLHSPSRPLRLIYHVAEKETLLAWVTPKFELYACFNPLVTKSGAIHAVTKLLRWVKKEEDRLFIRYPPKYSTAPGPARHGPNRTDSALDNGL, encoded by the exons ATGGAGGCCAGAGGAGGCGGTTGCAGCGGCTCCGCCCCGGAAGCCCCCAGCGAGCCAGCGAGGTCTTTCGAGTTTGCCAGTGACGAGGAGCCTTTGGGAGGCCCCGGCAGCCAGGAGTCTTGTGGACCTTCCAGGGCTGATGAGGAGGTTCAGGGGGCCCTCGCTGGGCCCGAGCAAGATGTCCCCGCCCACCTAG GTGTGCATGAGCTTTCAGGCCAGACCTCCTTGGACAGGAAGGATAACAAAGGAACCAGGGACTCAGGAAAGCCAGGTAAAATGCCTGGCAGTGGTGACACCAGCCAAAGAGGGGAATTGTCGACTCCTGGACCTCGAGATGAGGAGGATGTGACAGCCGAGGGCTGGCGCAGCAGGCGAAAGCATGTGTTCGTGCTGAGTGAGGCTGGAAAGCCCATCTATTCCCGATATGGCAATGAGGAGGCCCTGTCTGCCACCATGGGTGTGATGATGGCCCTGGTATCATTCATTCAAAGTGGGGACAATGCCATCCGTTCTATCTACTCAG ATGATCGAACATTGGTCTTCTTGCAGCAGGGCCCACTAGTGCTGGTTGCAGTGTCCAGGACCCCACAATCAGCAGCACAGCTTCGGCGTGAGCTTCTAGGAGTGCATGCCCAGATTGTGAGTGTGCTAACCCGGGCTGGTGTGGCCCGAGTATTTGAGCGCCAGAGGAGCTATGACTTGCGAAGGCTACTGGCTGGCTCGGAGCGAATCCTTGACAGCCTGCTGGACGGGGCTGAGCGGGAACCAGGCTTCCTGCTGGGTGCTGTTCGATGCCTGCCCCTGCCTGCCCCATTCCGGGACAGCCTAGGTACCCTCCTGCAGCGGGCCACAGCACCCAGCCTGGCCTTCTCCATCTTGGCTGCCGGCCGCCACCTGGTCACCGCGGCACAAGAGAGGGCTGTCCTGGAAGACTGCCGCCTCGACCCAGCTGATCTCCACCTGCTCTTGAACTTGGTGGGAGCATCTTCTGCTTTCCGGGCTGGGGAGGTCTGGGCTCCCGTCTGCCTGCCCCGCTTCAACCCCGATGGCTTTTTTTATGCTTATGTCAGCTACCTGGGTGACAACACTGACTATGCTATCTGCCTTGTGCTCCTCTCGACTGACCGAGAGGCCTTCCATGCTCTGGCTGGCTGTAAGCGGATAGTTGAAGAGGGCCTGCAGGCCCTGGGGGCCTCCCGGGTTCTGGCTGGTGGAGGAGTAGGATTGCCCTCCTATGGGGTCAGTGCAGTTGGTGCCCCCGACCTACGGCACTTCCTCTACAAGCCTTTTGACATCCCTGACAACTATCGACAGCTGCCACAGTTCACCAG CCCAGAGATGGAGGGCCCATATGCCAGTGAGTGTGAACGCCAGAGGCTCTTCGACCTCTACTACCACCTGCACGGGCGGCTGCATTCCCCATCAAGGCCGCTTCGGCTCATTTACCACGTGGCTGAGAAGGAGACCCTGCTTGCTTGG GTGACACCCAAATTCGAGCTCTACGCCTGCTTTAACCCACTGGTGACCAAGTCAGGCGCTATCCACGCTGTGACTAAGCTCCTTCGTTgggtgaagaaggaggaggaccGCCTCTTCATCCGCTATCCTCCAAAGTACTCAACTGCCCCTGGCCCAGCCCGCCACGGGCCCAACAGGACCGACTCTGCCCTGGACAATGGCCTTTGA
- the MON1B gene encoding vacuolar fusion protein MON1 homolog B isoform X3: protein MDHLGQTLHLTDEKDSKKYERCAPGHTDDRTLVFLQQGPLVLVAVSRTPQSAAQLRRELLGVHAQIVSVLTRAGVARVFERQRSYDLRRLLAGSERILDSLLDGAEREPGFLLGAVRCLPLPAPFRDSLGTLLQRATAPSLAFSILAAGRHLVTAAQERAVLEDCRLDPADLHLLLNLVGASSAFRAGEVWAPVCLPRFNPDGFFYAYVSYLGDNTDYAICLVLLSTDREAFHALAGCKRIVEEGLQALGASRVLAGGGVGLPSYGVSAVGAPDLRHFLYKPFDIPDNYRQLPQFTSPEMEGPYASECERQRLFDLYYHLHGRLHSPSRPLRLIYHVAEKETLLAWVTPKFELYACFNPLVTKSGAIHAVTKLLRWVKKEEDRLFIRYPPKYSTAPGPARHGPNRTDSALDNGL, encoded by the exons ATGGACCATCTAGGCCAAACCCTTCATTTGACTGATGAAAAAGACTCCAAGAAGTATGAAAGAtgtgccccaggtcacacag ATGATCGAACATTGGTCTTCTTGCAGCAGGGCCCACTAGTGCTGGTTGCAGTGTCCAGGACCCCACAATCAGCAGCACAGCTTCGGCGTGAGCTTCTAGGAGTGCATGCCCAGATTGTGAGTGTGCTAACCCGGGCTGGTGTGGCCCGAGTATTTGAGCGCCAGAGGAGCTATGACTTGCGAAGGCTACTGGCTGGCTCGGAGCGAATCCTTGACAGCCTGCTGGACGGGGCTGAGCGGGAACCAGGCTTCCTGCTGGGTGCTGTTCGATGCCTGCCCCTGCCTGCCCCATTCCGGGACAGCCTAGGTACCCTCCTGCAGCGGGCCACAGCACCCAGCCTGGCCTTCTCCATCTTGGCTGCCGGCCGCCACCTGGTCACCGCGGCACAAGAGAGGGCTGTCCTGGAAGACTGCCGCCTCGACCCAGCTGATCTCCACCTGCTCTTGAACTTGGTGGGAGCATCTTCTGCTTTCCGGGCTGGGGAGGTCTGGGCTCCCGTCTGCCTGCCCCGCTTCAACCCCGATGGCTTTTTTTATGCTTATGTCAGCTACCTGGGTGACAACACTGACTATGCTATCTGCCTTGTGCTCCTCTCGACTGACCGAGAGGCCTTCCATGCTCTGGCTGGCTGTAAGCGGATAGTTGAAGAGGGCCTGCAGGCCCTGGGGGCCTCCCGGGTTCTGGCTGGTGGAGGAGTAGGATTGCCCTCCTATGGGGTCAGTGCAGTTGGTGCCCCCGACCTACGGCACTTCCTCTACAAGCCTTTTGACATCCCTGACAACTATCGACAGCTGCCACAGTTCACCAG CCCAGAGATGGAGGGCCCATATGCCAGTGAGTGTGAACGCCAGAGGCTCTTCGACCTCTACTACCACCTGCACGGGCGGCTGCATTCCCCATCAAGGCCGCTTCGGCTCATTTACCACGTGGCTGAGAAGGAGACCCTGCTTGCTTGG GTGACACCCAAATTCGAGCTCTACGCCTGCTTTAACCCACTGGTGACCAAGTCAGGCGCTATCCACGCTGTGACTAAGCTCCTTCGTTgggtgaagaaggaggaggaccGCCTCTTCATCCGCTATCCTCCAAAGTACTCAACTGCCCCTGGCCCAGCCCGCCACGGGCCCAACAGGACCGACTCTGCCCTGGACAATGGCCTTTGA
- the LOC118832589 gene encoding coiled-coil domain-containing protein 115-like: MAEWKSCAPVASPERDPLTWFGILVPQSLRQAQGSIRAALLMAGETSGLQSRVQSGRAQIQAVHPEKQTGQLKMAGAHSLTLGVQINDLVFCLMPFWPLPLGPS; encoded by the exons ATGGCCGAGTGGAAGAG CTGTGCACCCGTGGCATCTCCCGAGCGGGATCCCCTGACCTGGTTTGGGATCTTGGTGCCCCAGAGTCTGCGACAGGCCCAAGGAAGTATCCGGGCAG CTCTGCTGATGGCTGGGGAGACTTCAGGGCTCCAGAGCCGAGTCCAGTCCGGAAGAGCCCAGATTCAAGCCGTACACCCGGAGAAACAAACTGGTCAGCTGAAGATGGCTGGAGCACATTCTCTGACATTGGGAGTCCAAATCAAtgatttggttttttgtttgatGCCTTTCTGGCCTCTGCCATTAGGTCCTTCCTAG
- the LOC118832857 gene encoding tyrosine-protein phosphatase non-receptor type 18-like — MAATYASVQKRGHTPGPAATHEPAEAELEKAVYSTVKPRALRSGSHPPMEYTPVVFPSSAALESPACSSPGSGRPLLSPVMAPSTARKASIHSRNCPGPEAYEDVTDIGGSGLGPSGFQPSSTLGFNIRIGKPKGPRDPPAEWTRM; from the exons ATGGCTGCAACATATGCCTCGGTGCAGAAGCGAGGTcacactccaggcccagcagcaACCCATGAGCCTGCAGAAGCAGAGCTTGAGAAGGCTGTGTATAGCACTGTCAAGCCCAGGGCCCTTCGGAGTGGGTCCCATCCCCCCATGGAATACACTCCAGTGGTCTTCCCCAGCTCAGCAGCCTTGGAAAGCCCAGCATGTTCCTCGCCAGGTTCTGGGAGACCCTTACTGTCTCcg GTCATGGCCCCCAGCACTGCAAGGAAAG CTAGCATCCACTCCAGGAACTGTCCTGGGCCAGAGGCCTATGAGGATGTAACAGACATTGGAGGTTCAGGCCTGGGCCCCAGTGGCTTCCAGCCCAGCAGCACTCTTG GCTTCAACATTCGAATTGGGAAACCGAAAGGTCCCCGAGATCCCCCAGCTGAATGGACTCGAATGTAG
- the IMP4 gene encoding U3 small nucleolar ribonucleoprotein protein IMP4, with amino-acid sequence MLRREARLRREYLYRKAQEQKQHLLEEKKLRLKRALDDNQPIPTELRREALTLQRALEFDDAGGEGVLSHQDDEYRWAGVEDPRIMITTSRDPSSRLKMFAKELKLIFPGAQRMNRGRHELGALVRACKANGVTDLLLVHEHRGTPVSLIVSHLPFGPTAYFTLCNVVMRHDIPDLGTASEAFPHLIFHGFSSRLGQRVSNILRYLFPVPKDDSHRVITFANQDDYISFRHHVYRKPDHSTVELTEVGPRFEMKLYMIRLGTLEHEATADVEWRWHPYTHTARKRTFLSV; translated from the exons ATG CTCCGACGCGAGGCCCGCCTACGCCGGGAGTATTTGTATCGCAAGGCCCAGGAGCAAAAGCAGCATCTTCtggaagaaaagaaactgaggctgaagagaGCCCTCGATG acAATCAGCCGATCCCGACGGAGCTCCGAAGGGAAGCTCTGACTCTGCAGAGAGCATTGGAGTTTGATGATGCTGGAGGTGAAG GTGTCTTGAGCCACCAGGATGATGAATACCGATGGGCAGGTGTAGAAGACCCCAGAATCATGATAACCACATCTCGAGACCCCAGCTCTCGGCTCAAGATGTTTGCCAAG GAGCTGAAGCTGATATTCCCTGGTGCTCAGAGAATGAACCGGGGTCGACATGAACTGGGTGCACTTGTTCGTGCTTGTAAAGCTAACGGAGTCACAGATCTGCTGCTGGTGCATGAGCACCGAGGGACACCAG TCAGCCTCATTGTGAGTCACCTGCCCTTTGGGCCCACTGCATATTTCACACTGTGTAATGTGGTGATGAGGCACGATATTCCTGACCTTGGCACTGCCTCAGAGGCTTTTCCCCACCTTATCTTTCATGGTTTCTCTTCCCGCCTTGGACAGCGA GTCTCAAATATCCTCCGATACCTTTTCCCAGTACCCAAGGATGATAGCCACCGAGTCATTACCTTTGCCAACCAGGATGACTACATTTCTTTTCG GCATCATGTATACCGGAAACCAGATCACAGCACAGTGGAGTTGACGGAGGTGGGGCCCAGATTTGAGATGAAAT TGTACATGATACGCCTGGGCACGCTAGAGCACGAAGCTACAGCAGATGTGGAGTGGCGTTGGCACCCATATACCCACACAGCCCGAAAGAGGACTTTCCTCAGTGTCTAG
- the MON1B gene encoding vacuolar fusion protein MON1 homolog B isoform X2, giving the protein MEARGGGCSGSAPEAPSEPARSFEFASDEEPLGGPGSQESCGPSRADEEVQGALAGPEQDVPAHLGVHELSGQTSLDRKDNKGTRDSGKPDDRTLVFLQQGPLVLVAVSRTPQSAAQLRRELLGVHAQIVSVLTRAGVARVFERQRSYDLRRLLAGSERILDSLLDGAEREPGFLLGAVRCLPLPAPFRDSLGTLLQRATAPSLAFSILAAGRHLVTAAQERAVLEDCRLDPADLHLLLNLVGASSAFRAGEVWAPVCLPRFNPDGFFYAYVSYLGDNTDYAICLVLLSTDREAFHALAGCKRIVEEGLQALGASRVLAGGGVGLPSYGVSAVGAPDLRHFLYKPFDIPDNYRQLPQFTSPEMEGPYASECERQRLFDLYYHLHGRLHSPSRPLRLIYHVAEKETLLAWVTPKFELYACFNPLVTKSGAIHAVTKLLRWVKKEEDRLFIRYPPKYSTAPGPARHGPNRTDSALDNGL; this is encoded by the exons ATGGAGGCCAGAGGAGGCGGTTGCAGCGGCTCCGCCCCGGAAGCCCCCAGCGAGCCAGCGAGGTCTTTCGAGTTTGCCAGTGACGAGGAGCCTTTGGGAGGCCCCGGCAGCCAGGAGTCTTGTGGACCTTCCAGGGCTGATGAGGAGGTTCAGGGGGCCCTCGCTGGGCCCGAGCAAGATGTCCCCGCCCACCTAG GTGTGCATGAGCTTTCAGGCCAGACCTCCTTGGACAGGAAGGATAACAAAGGAACCAGGGACTCAGGAAAGCCAG ATGATCGAACATTGGTCTTCTTGCAGCAGGGCCCACTAGTGCTGGTTGCAGTGTCCAGGACCCCACAATCAGCAGCACAGCTTCGGCGTGAGCTTCTAGGAGTGCATGCCCAGATTGTGAGTGTGCTAACCCGGGCTGGTGTGGCCCGAGTATTTGAGCGCCAGAGGAGCTATGACTTGCGAAGGCTACTGGCTGGCTCGGAGCGAATCCTTGACAGCCTGCTGGACGGGGCTGAGCGGGAACCAGGCTTCCTGCTGGGTGCTGTTCGATGCCTGCCCCTGCCTGCCCCATTCCGGGACAGCCTAGGTACCCTCCTGCAGCGGGCCACAGCACCCAGCCTGGCCTTCTCCATCTTGGCTGCCGGCCGCCACCTGGTCACCGCGGCACAAGAGAGGGCTGTCCTGGAAGACTGCCGCCTCGACCCAGCTGATCTCCACCTGCTCTTGAACTTGGTGGGAGCATCTTCTGCTTTCCGGGCTGGGGAGGTCTGGGCTCCCGTCTGCCTGCCCCGCTTCAACCCCGATGGCTTTTTTTATGCTTATGTCAGCTACCTGGGTGACAACACTGACTATGCTATCTGCCTTGTGCTCCTCTCGACTGACCGAGAGGCCTTCCATGCTCTGGCTGGCTGTAAGCGGATAGTTGAAGAGGGCCTGCAGGCCCTGGGGGCCTCCCGGGTTCTGGCTGGTGGAGGAGTAGGATTGCCCTCCTATGGGGTCAGTGCAGTTGGTGCCCCCGACCTACGGCACTTCCTCTACAAGCCTTTTGACATCCCTGACAACTATCGACAGCTGCCACAGTTCACCAG CCCAGAGATGGAGGGCCCATATGCCAGTGAGTGTGAACGCCAGAGGCTCTTCGACCTCTACTACCACCTGCACGGGCGGCTGCATTCCCCATCAAGGCCGCTTCGGCTCATTTACCACGTGGCTGAGAAGGAGACCCTGCTTGCTTGG GTGACACCCAAATTCGAGCTCTACGCCTGCTTTAACCCACTGGTGACCAAGTCAGGCGCTATCCACGCTGTGACTAAGCTCCTTCGTTgggtgaagaaggaggaggaccGCCTCTTCATCCGCTATCCTCCAAAGTACTCAACTGCCCCTGGCCCAGCCCGCCACGGGCCCAACAGGACCGACTCTGCCCTGGACAATGGCCTTTGA